The region GCGATTGCCTTTTATGAAAAGGTATTTGAGGCAAAGACTAAAAGTGTGACAGAGTTTGATTACGAAGGAAATAAAATTATCGTGCATGCGGATATCGATTTTGGCAACGGCTTTTTACAGTTGGGAGCGGCAAACCCTGATTATGGACTGGTATTACCACCAGGCGAAGGGAACGCATGTTATTCCCTGAGCATCTACGTAGCTGATGTAGATAAAACATTTGCTTTGGCTGTGGCTAACGGAGCATCAGTAAGAGAGCCAATTACAAATTTTGTTTCGGGTGATCGCTTTTGCAGTATTCTTGATCCTTGTGGAATAAGGTGGTCGATTATGTCACGTATCGAAGATATTTCAGAGGAGGAAAGCTATCGCAGAGTTGCAGAATGGAGTAAGAGCCAGTAAAGAATGCTCTGTTTTTATTTTCAGTACGTGTCTATACACGCCTATCTACAAGTAAGCCTAAGTCGCATATTTTTGTACTAAATGATATAGAAAATCCCGCTTTTCAGGTATTGAAAGCGGTTTTTTTATGCTTACTACTTATAAAATTTGTGATGACAAGACAAGCGCCTCATTTCCATGATTTAGACAAGAAACTAACTCAAAAAAGTTGTAACACCATAAAATATACAAATCAAGCTAAATTGGAGGCCATAATTATGTCACAAAGAAAGGTGCCTATTATTGCCATTACGGGTAGCACGGGCAAAAGCACTACCAAGGAGATGACCGACTCGATCCTTCGCCAGCGGTTGTCCATTCTTAAAACACCTGGGAATAAAAATCTGCCCCTTCATATCAAGAAAACAATGAGTGGCTTAACTCCAAAACACAAAGCCGTCCTTCTAGAGGTTGGTATGGGAAGAAAAGGCGCTGGACATAGGGCATGCAGGTATATGAAGCCGGATTATGTGGTCTATACCAACATAGGATCAGCACATATTGGGAATCTAGGGAACAGCGTTCAAGATATCGCCACTAATAAATCAGTGTTAATGAAGTATATGAATAAGGGTGGGATTGTACTGCTAAATCAAGACGATCCCCATTCAAATATGCTTGATCTCAACTTACACAAAGGGAAATTTTTAAAGGTAGGTATTCATAATGAGGCAGATTTTCGAGCAACTGATGTAAAAAGCTACGAAGATGGAATCGAATTCACCCTAAAAACGAAAGTTCATTCAATTCATTTTAAAATACCTATTTACGGGTTTCATAATGTTTATAATGCTTTGTTTGCTATCGCTTTGGCTAGGCAATTTCGTTTTTCATATGAAGATATTAAGGCTGGTTTGGAAAAATTTAAACCCCCAATTAAAAGAATGAGAGCTTATAAGTTGGCAAACAACTCCCTACTTCTGGACGATTCCGTTAACGCAAATCCAGAATCTGTGGTAGCAGCTATAAACGTTCTTAACGAGAAGAGGGGGAGGAAAAAAGCAATTGTTGTATTGGGAAGTATGCTGGAATTAGGTGAAATGACGGAAAAAGCTCACAGGGAGATGGGTACTTATTTAGCAAGCAATAAAATTGATGTTATTTACACGTATGGTCGAGAAACCTTAAAGCTAAAAGAAAGTGCCCTTGCTGCAGGGTTTATAAAGGAAAAGATACATTGTTTCAATGACAGACACGAGCTTCATAAAGCTTTAATGAAAGCGGATATGACAAATAGCGTGATATTAATAAAAGGATCTGCTGGTACCAAAATGGGACTAACTGCGGAATTAATTAGGCAACACCACAGCTGTCGTATTCAAATTCATGATGATCAAAGTTCAGAGGAAGTTCAGATGCATCCGGTTACTTTTACTAGTCTATGTCTATCCTCTAAGCTTATGATACATTTTGGATCATTCTCAAAGAAAATAAATGTAAACCAAAATGAAGGAATTCCTCTAGATACCATTCGTATTCCAAAGAAATTAACCAAAGAAATAACAATCCCTGATTTAGAATATGAAACTCGCTTGCAGGGCAATCATTTGCATATAGGTCCGGTTATTGGTCTTGCTGTTCTACCACTATACATTAACGATCCTGAAAAACAAAATATTCGTTTTGCCGGTAAGAAGTTTAAAGGACTCATCTATATGTTTAGACCAAGATCTGATCATAGACATAGCAAAGTCATTCAGGGTTACTACTATGACCCAAAAAAGAAAACATTTATTGAAGGAACTTTTCCGTTTCCATCTGCTATATTTAATCGAGTCATGCTTAAGCCTACGTTACATCGCATTTATTCAAAGAAAATCGGTCACAAAATTTTTAATTATCCCTACAGCAATACAGACAAATGGACTTTTTGGTCCATCCTTTCAAAAAATAAATCGATCAAAAAATATTTGCCTAAAACGGTTAAGTATACGGGTGTCTCCTCTGCTTTAAAGATGGTCAAAAAACACAGAGATGTTTATGTTAAACCCAGAAATATGGCTGGTGGTAGCGGTATCCTCGTTCTACGAAAGTCGAATAAAAGAGTTACACTCTATAATCAAAAAGGTAAAAAATGGGATGTGCATTCAAGTTCACACTTGAAATCTTTGCTCAAGAAAATAATGATTAAGGGTAAATCATATATCGTTCAGGAATCCATTTTTTCTGACTATGAAAAAGGAAAAATTGATTTTAGAGCATACGTTCAAAAAGATTCTACAGGGAATTGGACATTCACTGGATTGGAAACAAAGGTGGGTAAATCAGGAAGTATTATCTCTAATTCAAAAAATAGGCAAGAGATTATGCCTGGAGAAAAAGCTCTTCAAACTATTTTTCGATTGAACGAGCAAGAATCAAAAAGAAAAATCAATGGAATCAGTACATTAGGAATTAAAATCATGAAGTTGATGGAACCTCATCATAAGCTGTTGGGGGATGCAGCTATCGATTTTGTCATTGATCCACAATTAAGAATTAGAATACTAGAGGTGCAATTAAATTATGCGGCAGAAATAAAACAAAACAGAACAGAAGACGAACGTCAAATCCTACCTTCTATTTTATTTACTCCATTTGAGTATGCCACATACTTGGCTGGTTTTTCCTCGATGCCTCTTGAAGAATAATTTGATAAAAGGTAGGCGGTACGCTCTATGAGTAAAGTGGTAGGTATCTTGGGAGGAATGGGACCGTATGCGACAATGGATTTTGTTCACAAAATATTAATTAATACACCTGCGAAGGTGGATCAGGATCACCTTCGCCTCCTTCTGTATAATAACCCCAAAATTCCTTCAAGAATGGAGGCATTTCAACCGGGTAAAGAAAGTCCTGTAAAGGAATTGATCCATACGGCAAAGGCTTTGGAAAAGGGAGGAGCAGATTTTATCATGATGCCCTGCCACTCTGCCCATTATTGGATAGAGGAAATCAGAC is a window of Bacillus horti DNA encoding:
- a CDS encoding YheC/YheD family protein → MKAVFLCLLLIKFVMTRQAPHFHDLDKKLTQKSCNTIKYTNQAKLEAIIMSQRKVPIIAITGSTGKSTTKEMTDSILRQRLSILKTPGNKNLPLHIKKTMSGLTPKHKAVLLEVGMGRKGAGHRACRYMKPDYVVYTNIGSAHIGNLGNSVQDIATNKSVLMKYMNKGGIVLLNQDDPHSNMLDLNLHKGKFLKVGIHNEADFRATDVKSYEDGIEFTLKTKVHSIHFKIPIYGFHNVYNALFAIALARQFRFSYEDIKAGLEKFKPPIKRMRAYKLANNSLLLDDSVNANPESVVAAINVLNEKRGRKKAIVVLGSMLELGEMTEKAHREMGTYLASNKIDVIYTYGRETLKLKESALAAGFIKEKIHCFNDRHELHKALMKADMTNSVILIKGSAGTKMGLTAELIRQHHSCRIQIHDDQSSEEVQMHPVTFTSLCLSSKLMIHFGSFSKKINVNQNEGIPLDTIRIPKKLTKEITIPDLEYETRLQGNHLHIGPVIGLAVLPLYINDPEKQNIRFAGKKFKGLIYMFRPRSDHRHSKVIQGYYYDPKKKTFIEGTFPFPSAIFNRVMLKPTLHRIYSKKIGHKIFNYPYSNTDKWTFWSILSKNKSIKKYLPKTVKYTGVSSALKMVKKHRDVYVKPRNMAGGSGILVLRKSNKRVTLYNQKGKKWDVHSSSHLKSLLKKIMIKGKSYIVQESIFSDYEKGKIDFRAYVQKDSTGNWTFTGLETKVGKSGSIISNSKNRQEIMPGEKALQTIFRLNEQESKRKINGISTLGIKIMKLMEPHHKLLGDAAIDFVIDPQLRIRILEVQLNYAAEIKQNRTEDERQILPSILFTPFEYATYLAGFSSMPLEE
- a CDS encoding VOC family protein translates to MANQNNYAGITGDFTKNGTPNSHTAITPFIAVSNPTEAIAFYEKVFEAKTKSVTEFDYEGNKIIVHADIDFGNGFLQLGAANPDYGLVLPPGEGNACYSLSIYVADVDKTFALAVANGASVREPITNFVSGDRFCSILDPCGIRWSIMSRIEDISEEESYRRVAEWSKSQ